The region GGCTGATAATCGGCTCTTCACCGGGCACGGTGGTGGTCTTGTAGGCACGGGGCTGCACCGCGGTCAGGCCCAGTTCGCGCATGAGGTCGGCGACCAGGCCCACGCTGGCCGCGATGCCCTCCCGGGCAAGCTGAGCGCAGACCCGCCGGCACCCGTAGGTCTGACGGGAGTCATCGAAAACACGCCGTACGTGCTCGGCCAGCTCGCGCCGGCGGGTCCGGGTCGGGGTTTCGGCGCGGTGGCGCCAGGCATAGAACGACGAGCGGGACACACCGAGCATGCGGCACATCCACGCGATGCTGTAGTGGGCCTTCTCCGCCTCGATCAGCGCGCAGCGCTGATTCAGTCCTGCGTCCGGGCGAAGAAGGCCGCCTTAGATTCAACCGGTCAGAGCAACACTGCTGGTTGAGGAGCGCGCGTGGCGAGGCTGGGTCGGCCTGGGATGTCGGATGAGATGAAGGAGGACCTGTGGCGGCGGTGGAGGGCGGGGGAGTCGATCAGCGTCATCTCTCGTGAGATCGGCAAGCCGCCGGGCTCGGTGTTCACTGTCCTCAAGCACCACGGCGGCATCGCTCCGCAGTCCCGCAGACAGCGTGCTGGATCGCTGACACTGCCTGAGCGAGAAGAGATTTCCCGGGGATTGAGCGCGGGATACTCGTTTCAAGCGATCGCCGCGTTCTTGCAGCGAGCGGTGTCGACGATCAGCCGGGAAGTCACCAAGAACGGCGGTCGCCACGCCTACCGGGCTACCGCAGCCCAGGAACGTGCGCGTGAGCAGGCTCGCCGGCCGAAACCATGCCTGCTTGCTCGCCAGCCTGCGTTGCGTGACGAGATTGTGGCTCTGCTGGGGGAAGAATGGTCTCCTGAACAGATCGTGGGCCACCTGCGTCGGCACGGTGGCGACGCCGCAGAGAGGACAATCAGCCACGAGACGATCTACCGATCGATCTACACCACCCGCTGGAAGGTGATTCCACGAGAGTTGTGCAAGCGGCTGCGAACCGGTAGGCCGATCCGCAAGAACAAGCGCAACACGGTCAAGGGCCAATGGCGATCCCAGATCATAGACGCCCGACCGATCGAGCAACGCCCCGATACCGCCCAGGACCGCAGCACCCTCGGGCACTTCGAAGGCGACCTCGTGATCGGGGCGAACCACAGCCAGGTCGCCACCCTGGTCGACCGCAAGACGCGGTATCTCGTGATCGTGAAACTCCCCAGCCGTCACAGCACCGTCGTCGTTCCCGAGCTGATCAAGACCTACGCTGGCCTGGACCCGCGGCTACGCGACACGCTGACGTGGGACCGGGGTATGGAATTGGCCGAACATAAGCGATTCACCGCTGCCACCGGGGTAGATGTGTTTTTCGCCGCGCCACGCAGCCCTTGGCAGCGCGGCACGAACGAGAACACCAACAAGCTGGTGCGCCAGTACCTGCCCAAGGGCACCAACCTCGCGACGTTCACCCAGGCTGAGCTCGACGCGATCGCCACCAAGCTCAACACCAGACCCCGCAAGTGCCTCGGCTTCCGCACCCCCGCAGAGGCTGTTGCCTTGACCGGTTGAATCTAAGGCTGCTTTTTTCAGGAACTCGTTCTCCATCCGCAGCCGCCGGACCTCGGCCTCCAGCTCGCTCAACCGGGCACGCTCCACAGGACTCATCTCGGTGTCGGGTTCGGGGTTGTCCCGCCGCCAGGCGTGCACCCAGTTGCCCAGGGTCCCGGGGTTGCTCTCCAGCTCCCGAGCCACCTCGGCCACCGGACGGCCGCTGGCTACGACCAGCTGCACCGCCTCAGCCTTGAACTGCGGACTGAACTTCCGACGCTTCTCCGGCACAGGTACATCCTCTCAATCGAGAGGCCCTGTCCAAGATCCTTGGTACACCTCACCCGCGTGTTATCTGACAATGTTTTCGAGGGTGGGCTCGTTGATGGCGGTGGCGTAGAGAGTGAGGATCTGTTCGAGTAGTGCGGCGCTGAGCCCGCACCGGGCAGGAAAGGGTGCGGATCGGCTCAGGAGATGTCGGTGCTGTCGCGGGCGTAAGGGCGGTACAGGGCGGCCGAGGCGAGGCCGTTCGCCACGGTGAGCGCGACCGTGATGAGCAGCAGCGCGGGTTGTAGCCCGATCTGGTCACCGAGGTAGCCCGCGAGCAGCGCGTAGCCGCCGTATGCGACGGATTCGACCAGGTAGACGGACACGGCGAAAGCCAGGGAACGAAGGTGCGGCGGGACGACCCCCATCACCAGCGGGCGGTTCACCACCGGGACCTGCCCCTGGAGCAGCCCGAGCATCGCGAACAGCACCACGTACGGCGCGATGCCCTCCGCCGCGAGCTGCAGCGCGACGAAGGCGACGGCGGCGAAGGCGAGTTGGCTGGCCTGGAGCCTGATCACGCGGCCGCTTCGGGGGAGGGCAAGGTGGAGGCGGTCCAGGAGTCGCCCGCCGAGGAGGGTGCCGACGACGTACCCCAGTGAGAACGGCAGCGCCGCCAGCGATGCCGTCGAGGTCGAGAACCCGCGTTCCTCGACCAGGAACACGATCCCGAAGCTCATCATCACGTTCTGGCCCGAGAACAGCCGCTGCGCCAGCAGGTAGCGGAAGCTGCGGATGCCAAGCAGTTCGCGCAGGCCGCGCGCGCCTTCAGCCACCCCGGTGGCCGCGGCACCTTCGCAGCAACAGTGCCCGAAGGTGCCGAAGGTGCCGCTTTACTCGTGCGCACCTTCGGCACCTTCGTCGCCATCGGACAGGACCCATTCCCAGCCGCTACCGGCGAAACCGGCCTTGGTGGTTCGTGCGCCGATCTTGCGGCGGGCTTTCTTGACCTGGTCCCGGGACAACCCCGCCGCCTCCGCCGCGCGGATCACCGTGCCCGCCTCCGCCCGCCCACCGGCCTCGACGAGATAGCGGCGCAGCCATTCCTGAGCCTCCGCCCGTTCGGCCTGCTCGTCCCGGGAAACCGGCACCGCGACCAGCAGCTCGGCGACGGTCTGCTCGGACTCCCCAACCAACTCGAACCTGCCCACCGACGCCGACCGGCCATCCTCCGCTTCCGCGCTCGCCGGCTTGATGCAATAGCGCAGCGATCGGGTCCCCATCGGGGCCAGGTTCGTCTTGATCAACGACAACACGCACGACCCGTCCTCAGCCGCCGGGTCGCGGGCGAACCCGAGCGCGGAGCGCACGACCTGGCCGAACTCCGCCGAACCCGAGATCATCAACAGGGGATCAGTGCCGGCGGATTTGCGGAAGTGCGCGATGCCGACGATCGCGAGCCCGCACTCCTGCACCAGCTGGGACAACGGTTCCAGCAGCGAACGCACCACCCCCTGCTTGGCCAGATCAGCACCGGTCATCGCCGACAGCAACGCATCCAGCACGACCACCCGCGTCCCCGTAGCCTGCACCGCCGCCTTCAGGGCCGGCATGTCCACCGACAACGACACCGTGCCCACCGCCACCTCGTCACCAAGCCGCGATTCGGTGTGCACGGCCAGCACCCGATCCAGATCGGCACCGGCCGCGGCCAACCGCGGTGCCAGGGTGTACTCCCAGGAATCCTCGGTGGCCACATACATCACCGGCGCCGGATACCCAGCCAGCTCGCCCGGCCCAGCAAGTCCAAGACCGACTCCGGATCGGCGACGATGTCTAACCACCAGGGCATTACCCCGGCCCAGCGCAGCCGCCGGGCGCGCATCGCCGCCCACGCCTCCTGGGCCAACACCACCGACCGCACGGCACGAACCCGCCCCGCCACCCTCGCTTTCCTGGCCCGCTTCGAACGGCAAGTCGACCCCGACGGGCGCCTCACCGCCGAGGAACGGCATCAGCGAGCCCACCACGCCCGCACCGCCTACATGCTCGACCTCGCCGAAAGATCCGCGAAAGCACGACGCCGATAACGCGACGCGCACAACACCACCGTCAGTTGAGTTCTCGTCGCACCTGCCACACCGATACGGGGACAAGCAGAGGTCGGCGATGCCGCGCGCCAGCCCGGGCGGAACCGCGGTCGTATGGGACGCGTCGGGTAGATGGTGCGCGACCGGGTTCACCGAGCTCGGTGGCAGCCAGCAGCTTGGTGTCACCAGGCTCGGCGGGGAAGTTTCCCTTGGATTATCGAACGCACCCACAGTGCGCTCGCATCTCCCGAGGGTGCCAGCATCCAGCACCCTGTGGTCCGCGACCGGCGTCCGGTTGCCGATGGGTTTCGTACACGGATAGGCCGAGGTCGTCCTCCTTTCACAGACGCCGGGCGAGAGCCCAGGTGCGTGCGCGTGCTTGTTCTCCGAAGAGCTCGGCGTGGCTGATCATGATCTCGGTGGCCCCGGCGTCGATGTAGCGGCGCAGGCCGGCGGCGACGGTGTCCTCGCCTCCGGCGAGCAGCAGGTCGGCCGCGCTCGACAGCCCCTCAGTCGCGACCACCTTCTGGTAGGAGGGGATGTTGTCGTAGAAGCCGAGGACGTCCGCCGCGTGGGCGCGGGCGGCGGCGACGTCGTCGGTGACCACCGCGGGCACACCGGCCACGATCTGCGGTGCCGGCCGCCCGACCGCGGCAGCGGCTTCGGTGATCCCCGGGACGATCCGTTCGGCGAGCGTGCGCGGTCCCGCGAGGTAGGTCGCCGTGCCGTCGGCGAGCTCACCGGCAACCGCGAGCGCCCGTGGTCCCATCGCGGCGGCCAGGATCGGGATCGCCGGTGCGGCTCCGGCCACCGCGGTCGGCGTGACCGGGCGCGATACGAGGGTCTCGCCCTCGAATGCGGAGTCGTCCCCGTCGAGCAGCGGGCGTAGCGCGGCGAAGTACTCGCGCAGGTGCCGGATCTGCGGCGGGTACGGCAAGCCGAACTCCGGCTCGAGCAGGTTCCGCGCGCCGAGCCCGACGCCGAGCCGGAACCGCCCGGCGGTGGCGGCCTGCGCGGTCTTCGCCGCCGCGGCGACGAGCAGGGGATGACGCGGGTACATCGGCACCGTCGACGTACCGACGTGGACCCTGGGCTCGGCCCGACCCACGTGCGCCGCCAGCTGGATCGCATCGAAGTCCACTCCCTGCCCGAACCAGAGCGTGTGCACGCCCGCGTCCGCCGCCTCGTGAGCCAGCTCGACAGCCCGGTCCACGATGTTGCCGATACCCGGCTCTTGCGCGAACGTTCCCCCCAGAAACACTCCGATCCGGATTCCCGCGCTAGTCATCACAGCTCCTTCAACTGATTACAGGGACTGCAATCAGTCTACGCGCGTTGATTACAGCCCCTGTAATCGCCTAGGCTGGTGCAATGGGACGATGGCCGGCCGGGGCGCAGGAACGGTTGCAGCGCGCCGCGATCGAGTTGTTCTCCGAACGCGGCTACGAGCGCACCACTGTCGCCGACATCACGCAGAGCGCCGGGCTGACCGAGCGCACCTTCTACAACCACTTCGTCGACAAGCGCGAGGTGCTCTTCCCCGACCAGGACCGGTTCATCGCCGATGTCGTCGAAGCGGTGGGCGCCGCACCCGCGGACCGATCCCCGCTCGACGTGATCATCGCCGCCCTCACAGTTGACACCGAGTGGTTCGACCGGCGTCGGGATGCGGCGCAGCGCCGCAGGCGGATTCTCGACACCCGTGCCGAACTGCGAGAACGCGAACTGGCCAAGATGGCCGCACTCGACACGGCGATCACCGGTGCCCTGCGGGCGCGGGGAAGCTCCAACACCTCGGCTGCCCTGACCGCTGCCGCCGCCGTGGCCGCCTACCGACTCGGCACGGACAACTGGCTGGCCGACCCCCGAGGGCGCACGCTGCGACACCACCTGCGCTCGATCTTCGAGGAGCTGCGCAGGACGGCGGAGAACTGGTAACACGGGTCAGCCGGATGCACGTCACCGAGCCAGCTCCACCGGCAAACATCGAGACATAGGCGCCGACTGCAGCAGCGATCACGACGGCGAATAACGACAGGCACACACCGACGGCGATGCCGATCTTTGCGAACATGACGCGCTCCGGGGACAACGAGAGCAGGACGATGACTGCCCACGGCGGCACCGGCCGAATTCTCTCCACTGTGGACGCAGGGGGCGGTGAGGCGTCCGTGGTTGGTCTCGACTTCGCCGTTTCCGGCCAGCACGGCCCCCTCCGGCCGCGGGCATGACGGGCGGCTCGTTGGGAGAGGGCAGGTTTCTTCGCACCTGCCACACCGATACGGGGACAAGCAGGCGGCGCGGTGCGCTCAGCACACCGCGCCGCCCCTCCTTTTAGCCCGTTTCCCGGTCAGACGCGGTCGCCGATGCCCATGCGAGATCGAACTCGTGTATCGGAACTCCTGGCGAACCCGGGACGAGGCCGAAAACGCGATCTTCGGCTACATCGACGGCTGGTACAACACCCAGCGCATCCAGAAGGACCTGGGCTGGCTCTCACCCGACGAATACGAGAGCGCCTGGCACGCCAACCAGGAAGTCCAGCCCCTACCGGATACGATCCCAGCATCCCCAACCGGAACCAGGTAACCAACCCCTCCGAGTTCTCGGGGGAACCTCAAGGGCAGCCTTACAGCTCGACGTGGAACACCTCGCCGTCCCTACCGGAACGGCCCTTCATTGAGGCCGCCTGGTCGAGCGTGACGGGGAGCGGATCGCCCAGCTCGCCGTCCCTACCGGGACGGCCCTTCATTGAGGCGACGCCGCCGTACGCGCGACACGGGCTGTGCTGCACCGCTCGCCGTCCCCGCCGGGACGGCCCTTCATTGAGGCTCGGGCCAGGCAAACATCGCCAACTCGCTACTGTCTCGCCGTCCCCGCCGGGACGGCCCTTCATTAACAACTCGTTTCAGAATAATGGGCGTGTCTGATAGCGATGGTTGATCGACTCGGTGCATGGTCATGGTGTGATCGAGGAGTTGGTGCCAGATCAGTTGTGGTCTCGGGTGCAGCCGTTGCTCCCGGCGCGTCCGCCTCGCCGGAGCCGGTACCCGGGCCGGTTGCCGGTCGACGATCGGGCCGCTCTGGCCGGGATCGTGTTCGTGCTCAAGACCGGGATCACCTGGCGGGAACTACCGCACGAGGTGGCGGGATGTTCCGGAGTGACGTGCTGGCGGCGGTTGCGGGACTGGAGCGAGGCCGGGGTGTTCAACGCGGTGCACGAGCTGCTGCTGGACCAGCTTCGGGCTTTGGATCGGCTCGACCTGAACACTGTGGTGGTCGACGGATCGCATGTGCGGGCGCTCAAAGGGGGGCGGCGACGGGCCCCTCGCCCGTCGATCGGGCTCGCACCGGCACCAAACACCATGTGATCACCGACGCCGGCGGTATCCCACTGGCAGTGACGGTCACCGGCGGCAACCGCCACGACAGCACCCAACTCATCCCGCTGGTCGAGGCTCTGCCCACGATCCGTGGTAAGACGGGATCTCATTTGGGGTTGTTATGGGTGAGCAGATCCAGTTTGGCGGCGCGGCGGTAGCAGATCACCGCGCAGGCCAGGCTGGCGAATGCCGCGTAGTGGGCGGCCTTGCGCTCGTAGCGGCGAGCCAGCCGACGGAACCGGGAAACCCACTCCAGGGTGCGTTCGATGACGTAGCGGTGGCGTCCCAGCCGGGTGGTCGACTCGATACCCCGGCGAGCGATCCGGGCGATGATTCCTCTCCGACGCAACGCGTGTCGGCAGACCGGATAGTCGTAGCCCTTGTCGGCGTGCAGCTTGCGCGGCCGACGTCGAGGCCGTCCGGCAGACCCTCTGACCGGCGCAACCGCATCGATCACCGTCTGAAGTTCCCGGTGATCGTTGCGGTTGGCCGCGGAGATGACCACGGCCAGCGGGATGCCACTGCGGTCCCGACACCATGACCAGCACCGGCGGCCGCCCCACCTGGCCGAACCCCAGCGGGATGTCGGCCGGCGGGAACCACAGATCGCATTGGGCCAGCTCGCCGGGCTGATACACCGTCCGCGACACCGGGTCCGGCGGCAGGAACAACGGGCGCAACTCCCGCACCCGGTCCTTGAGCACGGTCATGCCCCGCTGCCAGCCGATCCGTTCGGCGATCACCGGCACCGGCATCGTCGGCCACTCCGCCAACAACGCCCGAACCTGCGGCTCGACCGCATCCACGATCGAGCCCTTCGCCGGCCGCCGATACCGCGGCGGCCCCTCAGCCGACAGCGCCCGCCGCACCGTGTTCCGCCCGACACCCAACCTGCGGGCAATCGCCCGAATCGGCATGCCCTCACACCGGTGAAGCCGACGGATCTCCGCCCAGTCCTCCACGCTGATCACTCCCCACTTGTCAGGGAGTGGGTCCGATTTCGCCCGCCCACACCGGGTCAGGATTCACCCGTCCGCGACACACGTGGCTCCACCGGGTGGACATTTACATCACGACGCCTGACGCCACTGTGGTCGATGTGGCTGGCGAGGTTGATGATGTCGGCCCGCGCGAGCGCGGGGATGCTTCGCAACCGGCTGGCCGGTCGCCTATTGAGGTGTGGTCGCCGGTGGACAGCGTGTGGCGTGCCCCTGTCGTCTACCTGGTGGTGGGGTCCTGTTCCGGGTGACGTGGAGGGATATCGACACTGCAGATGTCTCTGCACCAAAACCATCGCGTTTCGTTATCGCTGGTCGATGCGGTCCTGAACAGGTTCGCCCAGCTCGACGTCGAAGAGGATGTGGAGCAGCAAGCGCAGCCCGCGTCTACCGCGACTTCGGCCGTAGAGCTCCCGAGCGCAATGTCGCTTCGATCTCCTCCAGCGTCCGGCCCTTCGTCTCGGGGACCCGGAAGTGGATGAAGCCGACCGCCAACACCGTGATCGCCGCGTAGAGCCAGAACACGCCCGCCTGCCCGAGTACATCGACGAGCGGCAAGAACGTCGCCGACACCACGGCGTTCGAGCCGAAGATGGTCATGGTCGCCATGCCAGCCGCCTTGGCTCGTAGCCGCAGGGGATAGATCTCAGCGTTGATCAACCAGAAGACCGGCCCCAGCCCGATCGCGAAAGCGCCGACGAAGACCATCAAGGTCACCACACTGAGCCAGCTGGGTGAAGCCGCCGGGCCGCTGAAGGTGAACCCGAGCAGTACCAGTCCGGTCGCCATCACCGCGGTACCGGCGAGCAGCGGTCCGCGGCGGCCGATCCGGTCCAGCAGCAGGATCGACACGACGGTCATTCCGACGTTGACCACGCCGATCCCTACCGTGCTCAAGACCGAGCTCACCGCGTCGAACCCGGCACTGTGCAGGATCGTCGGCGCGAAGTAGATCACCGTGTCGATCCCGGTGATCGTCTGGAACAGGGCGAGAATCAGGCCGATCGCGAGCGCGGGCCGTGCGACGCGGCCGAACAACGAGCGCCAGCTGCCCGACCCGCCGGTCGCCGACTCACGGATACCGGCGATTTCCCGCTCGATGTCGAGATCGCTTTCGCTCACCGCCGCGAGCGTCGAACGCGCCTCGGTCATGCGGCCGCGGGTGACCAGCCATCGGGGGCTTTCCGGCAGGAACCGAAGAGAGAGCAGCAAGATTACCGAGGGGACCGCGGCGAGGCCGAACATCCACCGCCAAGCACCTGCGGGCGCCAGCAGGTAGTTGACCACATAGGACAGTAGAATGCCGACCGTGATCAGGAGCTGGTTGAGCGAAACGAGTGTGCCGCGGATACGTGGAGGTGCGATCTCGGCGATGTAGACCGGAACCGTGAGCGCCGCCGAACCAACACCGAGCCCCTGTGCGATCCGAGCGATCACGAGCCAGAAGTAGCTTGGTGCCACCGCGGCGAGCACCGCGCCGCAGGCGAACGCTGCTGCTGAGCCGGCGAGCGCCCAGCGGCGGCCGTACCGGTCAGAGACAGGCCCGCAGCAGAGCGCGCCGATGACGGCACCGAGCTGCATCA is a window of Saccharopolyspora erythraea NRRL 2338 DNA encoding:
- a CDS encoding IS3 family transposase, with the protein product MNQRCALIEAEKAHYSIAWMCRMLGVSRSSFYAWRHRAETPTRTRRRELAEHVRRVFDDSRQTYGCRRVCAQLAREGIAASVGLVADLMRELGLTAVQPRAYKTTTVPGEEPIISPDLLDRDFTAQQPGNRLVGDITYLRTGEGWLYLATVIDLATRMVIGWAMAEHMRTSLVIDALAMARTHGHLRDGAVFHSDRGAQYTSKEFSRYCW
- a CDS encoding IS30 family transposase; translation: MARLGRPGMSDEMKEDLWRRWRAGESISVISREIGKPPGSVFTVLKHHGGIAPQSRRQRAGSLTLPEREEISRGLSAGYSFQAIAAFLQRAVSTISREVTKNGGRHAYRATAAQERAREQARRPKPCLLARQPALRDEIVALLGEEWSPEQIVGHLRRHGGDAAERTISHETIYRSIYTTRWKVIPRELCKRLRTGRPIRKNKRNTVKGQWRSQIIDARPIEQRPDTAQDRSTLGHFEGDLVIGANHSQVATLVDRKTRYLVIVKLPSRHSTVVVPELIKTYAGLDPRLRDTLTWDRGMELAEHKRFTAATGVDVFFAAPRSPWQRGTNENTNKLVRQYLPKGTNLATFTQAELDAIATKLNTRPRKCLGFRTPAEAVALTG
- a CDS encoding MFS transporter yields the protein MAEGARGLRELLGIRSFRYLLAQRLFSGQNVMMSFGIVFLVEERGFSTSTASLAALPFSLGYVVGTLLGGRLLDRLHLALPRSGRVIRLQASQLAFAAVAFVALQLAAEGIAPYVVLFAMLGLLQGQVPVVNRPLVMGVVPPHLRSLAFAVSVYLVESVAYGGYALLAGYLGDQIGLQPALLLITVALTVANGLASAALYRPYARDSTDIS
- a CDS encoding AAA family ATPase, whose product is MRVALSASCFRGSFGEVEHVGGAGVVGSLMPFLGGEAPVGVDLPFEAGQESEGGGAGSCRAVGGVGPGGVGGDARPAAALGRGNALVVRHRRRSGVGLGLAGPGELAGYPAPVMYVATEDSWEYTLAPRLAAAGADLDRVLAVHTESRLGDEVAVGTVSLSVDMPALKAAVQATGTRVVVLDALLSAMTGADLAKQGVVRSLLEPLSQLVQECGLAIVGIAHFRKSAGTDPLLMISGSAEFGQVVRSALGFARDPAAEDGSCVLSLIKTNLAPMGTRSLRYCIKPASAEAEDGRSASVGRFELVGESEQTVAELLVAVPVSRDEQAERAEAQEWLRRYLVEAGGRAEAGTVIRAAEAAGLSRDQVKKARRKIGARTTKAGFAGSGWEWVLSDGDEGAEGAHE
- a CDS encoding TIGR03564 family F420-dependent LLM class oxidoreductase, encoding MFLGGTFAQEPGIGNIVDRAVELAHEAADAGVHTLWFGQGVDFDAIQLAAHVGRAEPRVHVGTSTVPMYPRHPLLVAAAAKTAQAATAGRFRLGVGLGARNLLEPEFGLPYPPQIRHLREYFAALRPLLDGDDSAFEGETLVSRPVTPTAVAGAAPAIPILAAAMGPRALAVAGELADGTATYLAGPRTLAERIVPGITEAAAAVGRPAPQIVAGVPAVVTDDVAAARAHAADVLGFYDNIPSYQKVVATEGLSSAADLLLAGGEDTVAAGLRRYIDAGATEIMISHAELFGEQARARTWALARRL
- a CDS encoding TetR/AcrR family transcriptional regulator, which gives rise to MGRWPAGAQERLQRAAIELFSERGYERTTVADITQSAGLTERTFYNHFVDKREVLFPDQDRFIADVVEAVGAAPADRSPLDVIIAALTVDTEWFDRRRDAAQRRRRILDTRAELRERELAKMAALDTAITGALRARGSSNTSAALTAAAAVAAYRLGTDNWLADPRGRTLRHHLRSIFEELRRTAENW
- a CDS encoding IS3 family transposase, translated to MYRNSWRTRDEAENAIFGYIDGWYNTQRIQKDLGWLSPDEYESAWHANQEVQPLPDTIPASPTGTR
- a CDS encoding sugar porter family MFS transporter → MDNATATERKTDVSRSRYTSPFIAFVAALGGLLFGYDTGVVSGALLFFKDEFALSSFEQGIVVSVMQLGAVIGALCCGPVSDRYGRRWALAGSAAAFACGAVLAAVAPSYFWLVIARIAQGLGVGSAALTVPVYIAEIAPPRIRGTLVSLNQLLITVGILLSYVVNYLLAPAGAWRWMFGLAAVPSVILLLSLRFLPESPRWLVTRGRMTEARSTLAAVSESDLDIEREIAGIRESATGGSGSWRSLFGRVARPALAIGLILALFQTITGIDTVIYFAPTILHSAGFDAVSSVLSTVGIGVVNVGMTVVSILLLDRIGRRGPLLAGTAVMATGLVLLGFTFSGPAASPSWLSVVTLMVFVGAFAIGLGPVFWLINAEIYPLRLRAKAAGMATMTIFGSNAVVSATFLPLVDVLGQAGVFWLYAAITVLAVGFIHFRVPETKGRTLEEIEATLRSGALRPKSR